Below is a genomic region from Argiope bruennichi chromosome 3, qqArgBrue1.1, whole genome shotgun sequence.
aaaaaaaaaaaagcaagctttGTAGTGACCTTGTGCTGtgcaattacaatatttatgtTATACAGGAATAAGGTATATACATAACTTTCTCTTCTTTGGCAACATAAAGATTTTAGAATTAATGTATATGCTTagagatattataaatataagaaagatataatttcttttcaaaagataattgatgataattttgtgaaatgataaaataagtttgaataatttttatttattatgattgagatggattatgcttatttttaaatttttttatatcaactaATTTTAGAAACAACTATTATAGAATTAAAGCTATGTTCATGGAAGgatttaatattgataatattaaatccTTTCAGTTAATATTCtgtgttgttattattattattttttttttttttctttcttcttttttttcagtttcaccTGAACCTAGAAATAGTCGTCCTCCTAATGTTATGTTTCGTGTGGGCCAAGTAGTAATGCATAAAAAATGGAAGTACAGAGGTGTGATTGTAGGCTGGGATGAAGTTGCAAAGGtgatttttatttcgaatattgtAACAATTATGTGTTAATAAAGgctttagtttttatatatttagtgaGTTCCCAAAATACAcacatattgatataaaattatatgttttaatttgttttccttttacaTAACAGGATCAAACAGACTTTCAAAGTTAAATTTCTGTGATAAATATTAGTATTGACTTTCTCAATGACCAAAATAACACATATATGTTTATTTGCTGTTTGAATTAGTAATTTTGTTGATGGAATGGATGGctttcttagtattttttaaataattcagtattcaaaaaatgagtgattctatttaaattaagttGAAAGTCAAGATGTGCtttcatttataagaatttaatatgaatttttactattttaatgttATGGAATTTgcagatcaaaaaaaaaaaaaaaaaaaatgcacaattaacatttaaagtgacagaatagtaattaattcatatatattgcaCAGTATGAAGAAAGCGTtgtttaagaaatgttaaaaccttttgttttcatttcttaagcattatttttaatttatttaaaaaaattttaagcattattgcAGCAGAATATTGTTTCAAATCTCTGAGCAGTAAGTACTTCGTCAGAGTATGATTAAGAATTATTCCTGTGATTATAAACTAGTACTATATTTGTTAGTctcaaaaaatatctgaaaaaaaatcttctgtattCAGTTTGTCTTGAAACAAAATCTCATTTACAATTACTCCAGAGTTTCAAGAGCAGAAAGTGGAGAGAATGTGATATTATAAGTTTGTCTTTTAACTTACATGCGCAGAATCAGAATTGAATGTGAATATAATGTTATGATGATTTTGATTTCCTGATTAAATTTAGCTTCAAATGCTTGTTGGAGAAGAAGCAAGATATTGAAGTCTATTATTGCTTGATTCTTAGATGTGggaaaatttcttgatatttccATCTCTTACCTTGCTAGACTACAAGACTTAAACAAATGCTCTCAAATTAGTTTCATAATTGGTTGAGCTAAGAAGCACAGCAAAGTCTACAGAAATCAACAATATctgatatttgtattattatatcattatagtTTGTTCTATTGCTGttgcttttgaattataaaagcatgcttctttacatttttgaatttttcctctgaattgaattattttaatccaagGAACCTCTGTTGTCATTTGTACCTATTTTCACAAATGAAAATTGGGACATGAATCTGTGACACTAATGAGTGGGTTTTaagttctagaaaaattaatcatcaattttattaatttccagagtatcttttatatatatatatatatatatatatatatatatatatatattacttattgttgaagcttcaaaattaatttaaataaatataaaattatacatttttttaaacaaatcagaATACTGTTCATAGTTTGCATGAGAGTATTACTTTGAACTCAAGGATTCTTatgtgaaacaaattttttttcggtCTAATAGGTATTATagaacatttcagaaaatttttaaagctttaaatacttctgatataaaattaataatttattaataatcattgcacatatttttatttcatgcttaatcataatttttttaatttcaggctCCTCCTGAATGGTTAGATGAGATGCATggaaaaaataacaaagtaattcttcttttcttttcttttttcattgacTGGAATCTTATAGCTATTTTTGTTTGCAAATATTCATCAGTTGATGCTTTTCTTTTGTCAGGAATGGCGAAATATGCCAAATTATTCTATCCTGGTTGATACAAGAGACAGGTTAAGTCCTCAATTGACATATGTACCACAAGTAAACATTGACCTCGTAAAGAATACAAaagtaaattcttatttattactattaattcaaatgcttaaaattcatatatatatatatatatatatatatatatatatatatatttgtagtgTATACCAGATCTATTATTCACTAAGCAGCAATATCTTAATAAAAGTATGATTGTgagatcaaatttttaatctcatTGATATTTAATCTCAAATAATATATTGCCACTTGCATTGCACagtatcatatattaaaattcatttagttgAATTCTATTAGTTGGCATCTTATATGGCATCTTTTTTGAGTCTTTGGCTCTATACCATGGTTAATAATGCTATATCAAGACAAGTATAGtacttacaatttaaatattccttgaagtatttttcatttgatataattaaagttttctgTAGATGCAATTTATTTGTGTGCATACTACTTATATATTACATACTTTTATTTGACttggttattattatttagtcAACTTgaccaaatatcaatatttattaagtaaataaattgttttaaattacatctctattaaaaaatataaaggttGAGATCAAGAAACCAAAATTGCTTAATCACattcatatacaaatattttttttataattgataaaactATTGTGACTGGTCAAATTATGAAtgatctaaaatataaaacaaatgtaacTGTTAGTGAATTATTTCATATCAGAAGattcattaaatgttaattaattatgtaagagttcctttttaatactttttctgaCTATTATGCTGCCTGAATTCAAACTACAAAACCATTTTTGATTCTATTGgtaaaaaaatgggaatttttaataaattgataatttctaTTGTCTAAATAGTATGTAAACTAAGTGGTGTTACAATAAgtccaatattttctttataattgagTTCTTAACATTTGTGCCTTAATTATGATCATTGTGTAATTAAAATCAGCTTATCACAGAATAGTTTAGTAGTAAAATAGAGTATCATAAAGCAGAGctagtagtaatttttttatacatttaatagcatatttctttaacatttaaaattaaagcagtttatattacttcaaaaatttttaaaaatctttcgttTGTTTTTAGATCATGCATCCTCTTTTGGATGACCATTTTGAGAGTTTTGATGGTGCTCAGTATATTCCTAGACCTTGGCTGAAATCCTTATATCCTCAAGACTGAAACTAGACAATATAATCTTTTCTACACTATGATGATAATGTTTCTATACACtcactctaatatttttaaaaaataacactactcatttttaaaaaattttctacttaaaacatttgaaactaaaataatgattttgctaAATGAGAATATTTCTctcatttaatttgtatttatttttgagtttagaTTAATGCAATACAAACACTTAGAAAgcttttttaataagaaaattgatattccagaaaatgtaaataaatgttgtaTTTATCCATTATAGTATACTCattgtgtttttgttttattattaaatacataattttcataaaaatttagaaaaaacataaatttatttattttattaaagcttaaaaatatattttttataatatattttcaaatttattaagttttttaaattcttagtctttttatgtataaaaaaattgtttttatgagcaataaataaatacatgtatattaCATAATGtactattactaaaaaaaaaagttctctttCCACCTAAGAAGTTGTGTTGTGGCATGTAAATATAGCGTGTCCATTAGAattctgtataaatttaaatagtttaatttaagagcaatatttttcttactcataacactattaataaaaatgtgctctttcaaaaaatattcattaaaaaattgtgaaatataaacCATGCATTCTGGATATTAGTAAAGATAGAACATTCATAATTTAAGAACTGCTTGAAAATTTCATGAagtaacttaatattaaatttataaaagtttaagtgattaaagaattatatattgtatttaaaatctgtcaatttttttaaaaaaaattccgcatGAATCTCAAATACAATCATATTACTTTCTTTAACTATTTTATGGCAGCATATATATTAACATGATAAATACTGACACACAGTGCATACAGATTTGTATCGTAGTAGACTGATTTCagataaatgctaaaaaaatattagttttagaaaggaaatattcaagaaaataacttcaaaagtaataattcaacaaaaaatcattttgccCATGCCTTTTGTTGATGATCACTAAGATATGATTGGTgaatcaagtttaaaat
It encodes:
- the LOC129963403 gene encoding F-box only protein 21-like isoform X2, encoding MDHMFPTVMTESDPDEGESPAIEVMRYKHKHGYFSFSPEPRNSRPPNVMFRVGQVVMHKKWKYRGVIVGWDEVAKAPPEWLDEMHGKNNKEWRNMPNYSILVDTRDRLSPQLTYVPQVNIDLVKNTKIMHPLLDDHFESFDGAQYIPRPWLKSLYPQD
- the LOC129963403 gene encoding uncharacterized protein LOC129963403 isoform X1, coding for MTLTNSDVLIGITLLACVPIQLFIVQNWGSSESARSYALNKFLNHLTKLQDISWNSWKSWLITFLGMDHMFPTVMTESDPDEGESPAIEVMRYKHKHGYFSFSPEPRNSRPPNVMFRVGQVVMHKKWKYRGVIVGWDEVAKAPPEWLDEMHGKNNKEWRNMPNYSILVDTRDRLSPQLTYVPQVNIDLVKNTKIMHPLLDDHFESFDGAQYIPRPWLKSLYPQD